The DNA region TGGACACTTGTTTAATGGACTAGCTCGTAGCTAGTCCATACTTGGTCAATGTCGCCGCGGTTAGGTTAACTAACCATATTACCCACGGCGCCAAGGCTCCAAGCTGCTGCACCTGCTAGAAGCTGAGCAAGTTTCAGCATCAACCAACCGGTAAACCTGCGGGCATGCGTCGTGTCGTATCCCAGTGCCTGACAGCGGTCTTGCTAGTACACAGAATCCTACCAAACCCTGAAAAAACTAAACCTGTTTTCATACTCTGAACATGCGTTATGGAGTTAGGCCAATCTCAATAAAAATGTAATAAGCATTAAATATCATACCACATCAGCAAATTGTAGGGTAGGAATAAGAAAGAAGTATCATCACTGCAACACTCCTGCAGCACAGTTACCTAGTTTCCAATCTCATAGGATAATACTCCTAACTAAAACTGGCGTTACACTATCATGCTAACTAACCCACTGCAGGTTTCGGAATCTGTGGGGCCTGCTCCCATGCTGCCGGCTCAGTTGATGTGCCCTCGCAACGACGACGATGACTGCTTCAAAAAAGAAGCCGCCAATTGTTACGTACATACAGTTCTCTCCTCAAAGGCTGTCTAAGAAACCCAGAAATTCTCAGCTTTCAAATCAGCTTATCTTTTCGTAATTTGTGAGTTGGGCCATGCAAGTCCAGTACAGCGGTCAAGTTATTGGGCCACGGCCTGTCGGATGCATGATTGTTGAGTCTATGGACCGTGGTCCATAGCTGAGGGTTCATTTGAGTAAGGAAGGGTTTAGGGAAGAACCGGAAACCtcacctcgccggcggcgaattcattggcggcggcgggaggggaAGCCAGTCAGCCACCTTCTTCCTCTCGCAGGTGTCCGTGCCTCTCTATCGGAGACCTTCACCGCCGGCGGACGGACACGAAAAGCCAGGCCTCCGTCCACCGaagtcctctctccctctcgtcGAGAACCACATCGCCTTCATCCCCACCTTCCCTGCCATCTGCTGCTGCGTTTGTGGGCTTCTCGTGGGCCTCCCGACGCGCGGCGGAGCACCGCACGGAAGTCCCCCTTTctcttctcctctctctctctctcgctcgctcgctcggccGCCTTCTTTCCAAGCGGCGACGACAGGGGAGTGGCGCCGCCCTTGCCAGTTCTTCGTCGGACGCTTCGCCGGCCGACAAGGTATGTCCAccctttcccttcccttcctttcCTGCTGTGCGAAATCGAACACCCAAACCCCCTAACGTGTGctatttgtattcggatctgGGTCCGCCCCTGGTTGAACCAGAAACCCCATGACCGCCCCTGGTGGCCAGAGGAATTGGAGCAGAAGTGGACCTTCCAGTGGAAGGAAGAACAAGGAAAGAGGAAATGACAGAGCGAAAGGAACCAGGGTTGCAAGTTGGAGCAACAACGAGAAGAGGGAAGAATACAAAGGGCGCCGAGGAAATGCAGGCTCAACAAGACGTTCGAGTGAGGGAGTGCCTCGAGTTGCTGTGAAGAAGAGTGCATCTGGGTTTGACAGGAGGAAAAGGAAGATCGACGATGACTCGTGGGATGATGTTGGTGGTGGCAAGAATGCTTCGTCTTCCAAATCAAAGTTTACCAGGAAGACTGCTTCCACCATAAGCCGTCGCAAAGTTGCTCCTGGAAAAGTTGATAGATTGAAGTCTCAAAGTTGGTCTGAGGACAGCTCACGTGCAGGGAGGAGTACCAGCAAGGTTTCTGATATTAGTAGAGGTATCACGGGTCGATCAGCGCTCAGTAAGAACTCTGGAGCATCACTAGGGAAGAAGTTTGATGCATCTACAGAATTCAAGCGTACAAAAAAGGGTGCAGCTAAAGATGTAGCTTTGGATGAGGAGGTTGCAGATAGCAAGAAGTCAGATGACTCAGATCATATTACTGAAGAAGAGAAGCCTCGCCCTCGCCTTACTCGAGTGCTGGACGGGAGTGGGAAGAAAATAAAGCCTGCTAAGAAGGATGTAGTTCCTGATGGTGAGGAACCTACTCCTCCTAAGAAGAGAAAGCGGATGAAGCTAGATCCTTACGACACTTCGAACAAAAGGATCGAAGATTCTCCTCCTATCCAGGCTGGTGCGAATTCTGTGCTACACTTTTTCAATGGTTCATATGACTATGCTTAGTCTTACTTCTTATTGCACTTGCACTTATGCATATTCTTGTTAGTTCTATTGTTTCATGTGCACAACCAAATAAACCCTTCAACAGTAAAACAGCCCCATTTTTTGAATGTTTTCTTTCTCCGACCTTCGAATAGTGTTCCAGTTCCTATTTCTAAGCATATCAAATGAAATATTTTTCATTCTTGAGGGTTATCAAGGCCGGGCCAAATGAAATATTGAGATCCTTGTATTATATTGGTTTTTCGTTATACCAATGTACAACATTGAAAATATTTATATGATATGAGAACATCCCTTTCTAAAAATTTGAACTAAAGAATATAAAAAGATATCCAAAGGATGCTTACACATTGGGACCTTTTACAAGGTCAGTTTAATTTTAGATTGGAGAAGCTAGCAATTTGAAATTTTGTTCCTGAACTCCTGACTTctgaaaatgaaatgaattaTGTCTTTACTTGCTTCCATTTCTTATGAATATGTAAACTCTTGGTCTTCTGAAAAGGATATCTATGTTGAATATGTAATCTGGTGCTTTTGTTTTGATATGTTCCATCTAcctttttgtttttttaaaGCTTGCAGTGCAGAGAAGGTTCTGGTGAAGTGTGCACCTGAAGAGACTGAAATGTCTATAAATGCAAAATTCCGTGCTATACAGCCAACTCCCTCAATGCTTTCATATGTGGAAGATAATGTACGCACGATTGTCTCTTATCAACCTTCTCACATGCTATGATTGTATGTGAAACAAACTCTTACTGTTGTTTGCAGTTACTAGGTCGCAGGCGACTAAATGAGATAAAAAATGCTGGCTACAACGTCAAGATTTCTGCTCCTCTGGATAATGTTCCCTTCTCAACAAGCACAGAACGTGAGCGCATAGAAGAAAATGTAAGAACTATGCCATATAATCAGTGCCAGAAAAAAAGTGTCTTCCACATAGTTTATGATGTTATATGGCACTTTGTTGTGTGAATTTAAAACTACAATTAGTGATTGTCGTTCAATTAAAACAATTGACAGGTATTTAGAAATAAGCTGGAATTCTTTGCTGCTGCCAAGATCTCTTCATCATTCCCTCCTCCTGCACTTCCAGAGATTGCATTCGCAGGTAACTGAAGGAAACAAAAATGCTGTAGCTGTGATATTTTAACCCACTGAAATCTCTGTTAACCCACTGAAATATTAGGTGTATCAAATGTTGG from Panicum hallii strain FIL2 chromosome 9, PHallii_v3.1, whole genome shotgun sequence includes:
- the LOC112876559 gene encoding uncharacterized protein LOC112876559; this translates as MTAPGGQRNWSRSGPSSGRKNKERGNDRAKGTRVASWSNNEKREEYKGRRGNAGSTRRSSEGVPRVAVKKSASGFDRRKRKIDDDSWDDVGGGKNASSSKSKFTRKTASTISRRKVAPGKVDRLKSQSWSEDSSRAGRSTSKVSDISRGITGRSALSKNSGASLGKKFDASTEFKRTKKGAAKDVALDEEVADSKKSDDSDHITEEEKPRPRLTRVLDGSGKKIKPAKKDVVPDGEEPTPPKKRKRMKLDPYDTSNKRIEDSPPIQAACSAEKVLVKCAPEETEMSINAKFRAIQPTPSMLSYVEDNLLGRRRLNEIKNAGYNVKISAPLDNVPFSTSTERERIEENVFRNKLEFFAAAKISSSFPPPALPEIAFAGVSNVGKSSLLNALTRQWGIVRTSDKPGLTQSINFFRLASKLCLVDLPGYGFAYAKEEVKESWQELVKEYVSTRVGLERVCLLVHTKRGMKPLDYELVDLMERHKTPYQIVLTKTDLVFPIDVARRAMEIQESLKKNKSVVNPVMMVSSKTGAGIRNLRGVLGKLARFIKP